One Paenarthrobacter aurescens TC1 DNA window includes the following coding sequences:
- the infC gene encoding translation initiation factor IF-3 (identified by match to protein family HMM PF00707; match to protein family HMM PF05198; match to protein family HMM TIGR00168) yields MRLVGPAGEQVGIVRIEDALRLAAESDLDLVEVAPQAKPPVCKLMDFGKYKYEAAVKAREARKNQTNTVLKEIRFRLKIDKHDYETKRGHALRFLGAGDKVKAMIQFRGREQQRPEMGIRLLQRFAEDVAEVGIIESSPRIDGRNMVMVIGPLKNKAEAKAEARRATQRAEAKAQNEAKASGRVDTTGEQAPLTQSLADLLPEGFRVTEEETKQETVEAPEVQAPVAEEAPVVEEAPVVEETAPAAEEAPVVEEAPVVEEAPAPVVEEAPVAEAAPVKATPAAKAPAAKAAPVEAAPKPAVPAAAPKPAVPSAPKPVAKPAAPKPAARPAAPKAAPKPASRKTN; encoded by the coding sequence GTGCGGCTGGTCGGTCCTGCCGGCGAACAGGTAGGAATTGTCCGCATCGAGGACGCCCTGCGTCTTGCTGCCGAGTCCGATCTCGATCTCGTTGAAGTTGCCCCGCAGGCTAAGCCTCCTGTTTGCAAGTTGATGGACTTCGGCAAGTACAAGTACGAAGCCGCCGTAAAGGCCCGCGAGGCCCGCAAGAACCAGACCAACACGGTTCTGAAGGAAATTCGCTTCCGCCTGAAGATCGACAAGCACGACTACGAAACCAAGCGCGGACACGCACTTCGGTTCCTGGGTGCCGGCGACAAAGTCAAGGCCATGATCCAGTTCCGCGGCCGTGAGCAGCAGCGTCCCGAGATGGGCATCCGCCTGCTGCAGCGTTTCGCTGAAGACGTTGCCGAGGTTGGCATCATCGAGTCCAGCCCGCGCATCGATGGCCGCAACATGGTCATGGTGATCGGCCCGCTGAAGAACAAGGCTGAAGCGAAGGCTGAAGCCCGTCGCGCAACGCAACGTGCTGAGGCCAAGGCGCAAAATGAGGCCAAGGCGTCGGGACGCGTTGACACCACCGGCGAGCAGGCTCCGCTGACTCAGAGCCTCGCTGACCTTCTTCCCGAGGGCTTCAGGGTCACCGAAGAGGAGACCAAGCAGGAAACTGTTGAAGCACCCGAGGTCCAGGCGCCGGTTGCTGAGGAAGCTCCGGTTGTTGAGGAAGCTCCGGTTGTTGAGGAAACCGCGCCGGCTGCTGAAGAAGCTCCCGTCGTGGAGGAAGCTCCGGTTGTTGAGGAAGCCCCTGCGCCGGTGGTTGAAGAAGCACCCGTGGCCGAGGCTGCACCGGTCAAGGCAACGCCGGCCGCAAAGGCTCCGGCCGCCAAGGCTGCTCCAGTAGAAGCAGCTCCGAAGCCGGCTGTTCCCGCAGCTGCCCCGAAGCCTGCAGTTCCTTCGGCTCCGAAGCCCGTCGCCAAGCCGGCAGCTCCCAAGCCGGCAGCCCGGCCCGCGGCGCCCAAGGCTGCGCCGAAGCCCGCATCACGCAAGACCAACTAG